The sequence below is a genomic window from Clostridia bacterium.
CCGCATCTCCTGCGAGGAAAGCGGTCATATCCAAAGGATAGCTCCTCATCTTTGCTTTTCGGTGCCATTTTTACAGGTGTTGTCTAGCCCCGAGCAGATGGAGGTTTTTGATAAGTTCTTGGGGGTTTACGACCAATACCAGCACCTAAAAAATGGCAAACCCCACATTCGTTTTGAAGGCCAGGAGATGCATAGGCTTGAACCTTCCTTGGCTCCGGGGCCGTACGGTGGCATTACCCTGGATGAGTGGGGAGTAAACGTATTCCGGCTCAACCTATTAAATGCCAAGTCAGCTTCGGCCCATGGGGCCAGGATAACCAACCACGCCGAGGTTACCCAAATACTGAAGGAAAATGGCAGGGTGGTGGGAGTAGAGGTCAAGGACTTGTATTCGTTAACTAAAGAGAGGCTTTACGGGCGGCTGGTGGTTAATGCTGGCGGCCCTTGGGTACCAAAAATAGCCAAAATGGCAGGCACCGACTTCAAGCTCCGCCCTTCCAAAGGGGTGCATGTTTTTTTGGACCGCCGGATTACCAGCGTGGGGCTGAGCGTGATGGCAGTGGATGGGCGTAACATTGAACTTCTGCCCCACGAAAACACCACCATGATCGGGTGCACCGACACCGACTTTTATGGCGACCCCATAGAAGCACGCCCCACCTTCGAAGAGATCGAGTATCTACTAGAGCCTTTCACTACCTTGGTTCCCCAGTTAAGGCAAGCCAGGGTGATACGGTCCATGGCCGGAGTGCGACCGTTGCTCTATGAGACGGGAATGGTAGCCGAAAAGGTAACCCGGGACCACCGGGTGCGGGATCACGAGGAAGACGGCGTGCCGGGCTTTATAACCATTGGCGGCGGGAAAATGGTGATTCACCGATTAATGGCTGAGGATACAACTAACCTAATATGTAAGAAATTAGGGATAGAGGCCTCTTGTAAAACCCGAGAAATCCCCTTACCCGGCGGGGAGCGGTTGCTGACCAAAGAAGAAATCAAGGAGATGGCCAGAAGGTATGGAATCAGGGTGGCGGCGGTTAACCGCCTAGTTAGCCGCCATGGCACCTTAGCCAGCTACATTTTGGAAACGTACGGCAATGGTGCCACCCGTTGCTCTGAGGTCTGTACTTGCGAGCCAGTACTGGAAGCCGAGATCCGCTATGTTATCCATGAGGAATGGGCTCGCAGCTTAGATGATATTCGCCGCCGTACCCGAATGGGCATGGGGCCCTGTCAGGGTTGCGGCTGCATAGGCAAGGTAGCAGCCATTCTGGGCGAAGAGCTTGGCCTAAGCGCGGAAGAAGTGGCCCTTGAGCGCCATCGTTTTTTGGCAGAGCGCTGGAAGGGTAAGCGGGCCCTGTTAGACTGCAAACAAGCGGCTCAGGAAGAAATTACTTTTATGGTTTATTTTGCTGGCAAGAAGGATCTGGCAGCTCCTTTAGAGGTCTGGGACGAGCCTTGGGCATCGCGTTCGACCCAGGTTACCAACCAACCGGAGGCAGGTGATGGGCGTGCGGAGCAGCCAAATTGAGGTACTGGTTATTGGCGGAGGCATGGCCGGTTGGGCTGCGGCCCGGGCTGCTAAGGCTGCCGGTGCCGAAGTGATGGTGGTAAGAAAGGGTTACGCGGCCACGGCCATGGCGCCAGGGGCCGCCGACTTTCCGGATGGTTACAAGTATGAGGACATGGAGCAGCAATGGCTACGGGACCTGGCCCAGGTGGGGGTGGAGTTGGTTGCCGTGGGAGAGGGGAGAAAGTGGCACGTTATTGATATCTGGGGGCAAGTGCACCTAGCGGATTTCGTTTCCAGCTCTAGCCAAGGAGCTTCTCTGGAGGAGTTGGGGAAAGCCAAACTAGTAGGATTGGTAGAACTAGAGGGATATGCCGACTTTCACTCTTGGGTGGTAGCTGAAGCCCTGCGGAGTCAGTTGCGGGGTTCTGGCGAGTTGCCAGAGATTAAAGCCTTAGGAATTGTCGTTCCCGGCCTTGACTCCAAAGCCTCCCTTACTGCGGCTGAAATTGCCCAGGTCTTGGAGGAGAAAGACCGAGCCTATGCTCTGGCTCAGCGGGTGGTCCAAGCTTTAGGTGATCATGCCTTCAAGGATGGGGCGGTTACCTTGCTGTTCCCGCCGGTATTAGGACTCAGGCGAGAAAGGGAAATACAGGCTACTATTCAGCAAGTCACTGGGGCCCGGGTAGCCGAGCTCTTGGCTACACTCCCTTCCATACCTGGGTTTCGTTGGCAGCAGGCCCTAGATATGCAACTCGGCCGGGAAGGCATACCCGTAATCAGCGGCGAGGTGGAGGCTCTATTGCCCTCAGATGGGAACCAGGGAACCTTAAGCGGGGCCTGGGTCCAAGTTGAGGGACGGCTCGAACAGGTTCAATTTCAGGCGGCAGTTTTGGCTACTGGAGGCTTAGTAGGCGGGGGGCTAGGCGGTTCCGACCAGGCTTTGTTGGAACCATTGGCTAGCCTACCTGTGTTTATGGGCAGTCAGCGGGTGGATGGCAAGCCCTTGCGGCAGCTAATTCAGGAGGGCACTCATGACCAACAAGCTTTATGGCGGGCTGGGGTGAGGGTGGATGGTTTTTGCCGGCCAGTAGGGGAGGGGCGCAAGCCGGTGTACCGTAACCTATTTGCTGCTGGAGCCTTGGTGCAGGGCGCTGGCCTTTCGGACGGGGGTTTGGGGGCAGCCTATGTAACTGGTACTTGGGCTGGACAGGAGGCAGCGAGGGTAGTTGGCGGGGGTAAAGGGGATGAGTAATGTGACAAGTGGCTTGGAGCAGTTCATGAGCATTTACCAAGATGCCAATCTACTTCCATACCGGGAAGAAGAAAGCCGGCAAATGGTTGAGTTTTCTCGGTGCCTCAACTGTGGTCTTTGTCTAAGCCGGTGTCCAATCCTATTGGGCCATGAGGGGGCTAGCTACCCCGGGCCCAGAAGTATAGGTACCTGTCTTAGCCGGTCGGTAGCCGATTTTTGGGCTAGCGAGGAGGTAATCTATGAGTGCACTACCTGCATGGCTTGCCAGGAGGTGTGCCCCCGAAATGTTCCCATTGCTGATATGGTAAAGATGATCCGGCATAAACTGGTGGTGGCAGCGCACCGGCAGGGACAACAGCTGGTACCTTTGAAGGAGAAGATCTTCGAAGAATTGTTGCTCAAGCCCGGGCGGTTGGATCGCTTGGCTGCCATCGGATCGAGGGTACAGGGTCTTATTTTTACTGGACTGGGGGCAGGGATGATGAAGCAGCGGCTGCCTTTGGGGCTAATAGACAAATCACGGCGCCTGCCCTCGTTGGCCAAAAGGACTTTCAAACGGGATCATTCTGGCACCGTCAAAGTAGACAATCCCCGCTTGCGGGTGGGGTTCTTTGTGGGCTGCATGGTTAACTATGTGTATCCATCTTGGGGCCAGGCGGTACTGGAAGTATTGAAAAGACACGGCATAGAAGTAGTGATTCCTAAGGAACAGGCCTGCTGCGGCGCTCCGCTTACCGCCTACGGGGACCTAGACAAGGCTAAGCAGTTGGCGGAGATGAATATTCAAGCCTTTGGGGACCTAGCCCTGGATGCCATAGTCACCGCTTGCGGTTCTTGCGGGCGGGAGCTAAAAAAGGAATACAGCAGCCTTTTTGAGCCTAGCGAGGAAATGAAGGAAAAAGCTAGCCGCTTTAGTTCCTTGGTCTACGACATCAATGAGTTCCTCACCCAAGCTGTGGAACTTAAGCCTACCCGGGTGAGTCCTCGGCGGGTCACTTATCATGATCCCTGTCACCTGCGGCGCGGGCAAGGGATCCTGCGCGCTCCCCGGCAGATAATTCAAGCCATCGATGGAGTTGAGTGGGTAGAAATGGCCGACCCTGGCGCTTGCTGCGGCGGGGCTGGTACGTTCACCATCGAGCACTACCCGTGGTCGGCCAAGATTCGCCGGAGGAAGCTTGATGATATCCGAGCGACGGAAGCCCGGGTAGTAGCGACCTCTTGCCCTGCTTGCAAGGTCCAGTTGTTAGAGGGAATGGCCTTGGAAGGGATGGCCCAGGAGGTGGTTCACCCTGTTGAGCTATTAGCTGAAGGTTATGCCAACGAGTAAGTCAGTACCGGTGGCAGGAAAAGCTGCGGCCAATGCGTAATAAGCTAGTGAGAACATAGCAGGAGGCGCAGCAATTGCTGGACGCGGTAATCATGCTCTGGCTCAATCTGGGGCACTTATTTACGGATCTAAATCAGGGAGCTCTACCTCTGATGCTCCCTTTGTTGCAAAAAAGCTTAGGCCTCTCTTATACTGCCACCGGTGCCATAGTGCTGGCGTCCCAGATCAGCTCATCGATTGTTCAGCCGTTGTTTGGCTATTATAGCGACCGCCGGTCCATGCTCTGGATCATGCCACTGGGGATATTAGTAACTGGGATGGGTATTGGCTTAGCTGGAATTGCATCCAATTACCCAGTATTGCTTTTAGCGGTATTGCTATCGGGTCTAGGGGCAGCTAGCTTCCATCCGGAGGCTTCTAAGGTAGCCTTCCTCATCGGCGGGCCTCGGCGGGCTTCGGCCATGTCAATTTTTTATGTAGGAGGCAACCTGGGCTTTGGTCTGGGACCGCTTCTGGCTACGGCGCTCATAGGTTGGTTTGGCCTACCAGGGATGTTGGGGGTAATTGCACCTTCCGCTCTCATGGCTTTGGGCTTGCGGGCTAGTTTTCCCCGGATAGTCCGGGTTACCGGCGAAGGGCTGAAGCATCATTCCCGGGTTCCAGGCCGGGAGATTTGGAGTACGCTTTTTTCTCGACCAGTAATGCTTTTGGTCTTAGTGGTCTCCATTCGCTCCTGGGTACAGATGGGGGTAGTGAACTTCATACCCCTATGGTACGTGAACTATTTAGGCGGAAGCCAACCTTTTATTAGCAGGGTAGTAACTGCCTTTTTAATTGGTGGAGCAGTTGGTACGCTGGTAGGCGGTCCGGTTTCCGATTCCCTGGGGCGCAAACCAGTAATTGCTTTGTCGTTGGCGTTAATGATGCCTTTGCTCTACTTGCTCATCCATACTCGAGGCGCTTGGATGCTGGTGGTCAGCGGTATAGCTGGCTTTGTGCTGGTATCTACTTACTCGGTGACAGTAGTTTTTGGTCAGGAGCTAATGCCCAAATTGTTAGGGATTGCCTCTGGCTTGATGATGGGTTTTGCCATCGGCACCGGCGGCATTGGAGCTACGGTCCTGGGCCGGATAGCCGACGTCTGGGGCATGCCGGTGGCGTTGTGGTGCATCATCGTGCTGCCGGTTCTGGGCTTTGCTCTTTCCTTGCTATTACCTCGTGATGCTGCTGAGGTAATAGCAGCCGGAGCGAAGGAGGAAAAAGCGGGAAGCTATGTGCAGTCGCCTACTCGGGCCGGAGAAAGCTGTTGCAGCAAATAGCTGGCACCCAACCCTCAACCGCCAGCCACGGAGGTAAAAAAGATTACTTTGGCCCCATCGGGGATAATGGTTTCTGCGCCTTGAGCGTGGCGGATGTTTTGGCCATTAATCAGGACTTGTAGGTAAGGCTGAAAAGTGCCATCAGACAAGAAGGATTTTTGAGCAAAAAGGGGAAATGTATAAGCAAGCTGCTGGGCGAGCTGGGAAACCGTGAGGTTGTGAGCGTCTTCACTAGAAAAAGTAAAACCCTGAGCGAGTTCTTTTTCCACCTTAAGGCCAAGGACTTTTACTTGAATGTTCATGGCAGCACCTCCAGGTGAGGCTAGGTATGCCGGGTGGTAATAGTATAGCCCTAAACGATAGCGGTGACTAGGGCCATGGTACGACATAGCCGAAAATAACTATAAAAATAGCCTTTTTGTGCCTAGCACCCCAAGTTGGGGTTTGCTACGGTTAGATATTGAAGCTACCTACTCGCCTGCTAAAGCGTGTTTTTCGGAATGCGATTGTGATTGTTCGCTCAAGCTTAATTTGGAAAAAAGAATTTTAGAAACTTCAATCTTTGAAGTATAGTTTACAAAATTGAAGTAATGCTTAACATGGTTTTTCCAAGGCGGGCGAGGTGCCGGGTAACTCTAGGAGGTGAATGCATGACCCTAGCCGAGGTACAGAGAATTCTTGAGGCCGAGGTCCTATGTGGACATGAGCATTTGGGTGCTAGTGTCGAAGTAGCCTTCGGGAGTGACCTGTTAAGCGACTCTTTGGCGTTTGCTCGGCCCCGGAGCTTATTGCTTACCGGTTTAACTAATCCTCAGGTTATATGGGCGGCTGAGGTTATTGAGGTGACTGCCATCGTCTTTGTCCGCGGCAAGCGTCCTAGCCGGGATTTGGTAAAGCTGGCGGAGGAAAAGGGAATCCCTTTGATGGTGACGCCAAAACTCCTCTTTGATAGTTGCGGGCTCCTCTACCAGGCCGGTTTGCGAGGTACGCTGGACCATGAGCGGAAACAATAAGGCCTTTCTGGAACTTGAGTTTCCCGTGGCGGCCATGGATTTTGTTCGGGCTGGACGGGTGGCTAGCCAGATCAAGAGGGCGCTCGAGCAGGCGGGTATGCCGGCCGGGGTGGTCCGGCGGGCGGCGATAGCTGCGTATGAGGCTGAGATGAATATCGTTATCCATTCCCATGGCGGGGTAATGCGGGCGCGAATTGCTCCTAGCCTGGTAGAAATAGAGGCCGAGGATTGGGGCCCAGGAATTCCAGATATTGAATTGGCCATGCAGGAAGGGTACTCCACCGCCCCGAGGGAGATTTTGGAAATGGGTTTTGGTGCTGGGATGGGCCTCCCCAACATGCGTAAGTGTGCGGACCGCCTGGACATTCGCTCGGAGGTGGGGAAGGGCACGCAGGTGGTGGTTTCGATCTTTAACGCCGAGCCCCTAGAGGCGCGAGCATAGCGCATGGCGGTGAAAATCGATGGAAGTCTATTTCCACTCGGTAACGCTGGATGAATCCAAGTGCAAAGGTTGTACCAACTGCATTAAGAAGTGCCCAACCGAGGCTATTCGGGTTAGAGAAGGCAAGGCTCGCATCATTGAGCAGCGCTGCATCGATTGTGGGGAGTGTATAAGGACCTGCCCCAACCATGCCAAGGTAGCGGTTACTGACAGCTTAGAGGGTCTAAACCGATTTCGCTATCGGGTAGCGCTGCCGGCACCGTCTTTTTACGGGCAGTTCAAGCCGGAAGTCTCTCTGGGCCGCATCTTGGGGGCGCTTTTGGAGCTGGGGTTTGATACCGTTTATGAGGTAGCCTGGGGCGCAGAAGCCGTATCCGTGGCCGTACAAGAGTTCTTGGCCAGGGAGAGCGGGAAGCGACCGCTGATTTCCTCGGCCTGTCCAGCGGTCATCCGCTTAATGCAAGTGCGCTTTCCGACTTTGCTCGATCATGTCATCCCGGTAGATTCGCCCATGGAAGCGGCAGCCAAGATGGCCAAGCGGGCTAAGGTGCAAGAACTGGGACTAGCAGAGGAGGAGATCGGAGCTTTCTTTATTACTCCTTGTCCAGCCAAGGTTACAGCGGTAAAGCAGCCGTTTGGAGACAATCGCACTTATGTGGACGGGGCCATCTCCATGTCTACGGTGTACGGTGAGGTGCTCAAAGCGCTACCTGAAGCTCAGGACCGCTACGATCTGGTGCAGTCTACCGGTCTAGGTATTGGCTGGGGCTATTCTGGTGGGGAAAACCGAGCCATCTACCAAGGACAAAAAAGTAGGTTCTCCTTTTTAGCAGTGGACGGGATTCACAGCGTCATTAGCCTCCTGGAGCAAATGGAGCGCGGGGACGACCTAAAAGGGATCGATTACGTTGAAGCTCAAGCTTGCATCGGCGGCTGCATTGGTGGTCCCCTGGTGCCTCAAAACCGTTTTGTGTCCAGGGTTCAGCTAGCGCGCATCGCCGATACCATCGGTCGTCCCGAGGAAGGAATCAAGCGGGAGGAGTTTCTCGGTTTATGGAAGGAAGGCCTCCTGGATCTCAAGGGGGAGATTCGCCCGCGCCCGGTGATGAGCTTAGACCCGGATATCCGCAA
It includes:
- a CDS encoding FAD-dependent oxidoreductase; translated protein: MDGSAFDVIIIGGGITGTGVARDCALRGLKVALVEKDDFASGTTGTCMGLLHGGPRYLLTNPELTRISCEESGHIQRIAPHLCFSVPFLQVLSSPEQMEVFDKFLGVYDQYQHLKNGKPHIRFEGQEMHRLEPSLAPGPYGGITLDEWGVNVFRLNLLNAKSASAHGARITNHAEVTQILKENGRVVGVEVKDLYSLTKERLYGRLVVNAGGPWVPKIAKMAGTDFKLRPSKGVHVFLDRRITSVGLSVMAVDGRNIELLPHENTTMIGCTDTDFYGDPIEARPTFEEIEYLLEPFTTLVPQLRQARVIRSMAGVRPLLYETGMVAEKVTRDHRVRDHEEDGVPGFITIGGGKMVIHRLMAEDTTNLICKKLGIEASCKTREIPLPGGERLLTKEEIKEMARRYGIRVAAVNRLVSRHGTLASYILETYGNGATRCSEVCTCEPVLEAEIRYVIHEEWARSLDDIRRRTRMGMGPCQGCGCIGKVAAILGEELGLSAEEVALERHRFLAERWKGKRALLDCKQAAQEEITFMVYFAGKKDLAAPLEVWDEPWASRSTQVTNQPEAGDGRAEQPN
- a CDS encoding FAD-binding protein, which translates into the protein MGVRSSQIEVLVIGGGMAGWAAARAAKAAGAEVMVVRKGYAATAMAPGAADFPDGYKYEDMEQQWLRDLAQVGVELVAVGEGRKWHVIDIWGQVHLADFVSSSSQGASLEELGKAKLVGLVELEGYADFHSWVVAEALRSQLRGSGELPEIKALGIVVPGLDSKASLTAAEIAQVLEEKDRAYALAQRVVQALGDHAFKDGAVTLLFPPVLGLRREREIQATIQQVTGARVAELLATLPSIPGFRWQQALDMQLGREGIPVISGEVEALLPSDGNQGTLSGAWVQVEGRLEQVQFQAAVLATGGLVGGGLGGSDQALLEPLASLPVFMGSQRVDGKPLRQLIQEGTHDQQALWRAGVRVDGFCRPVGEGRKPVYRNLFAAGALVQGAGLSDGGLGAAYVTGTWAGQEAARVVGGGKGDE
- a CDS encoding (Fe-S)-binding protein; amino-acid sequence: MSNVTSGLEQFMSIYQDANLLPYREEESRQMVEFSRCLNCGLCLSRCPILLGHEGASYPGPRSIGTCLSRSVADFWASEEVIYECTTCMACQEVCPRNVPIADMVKMIRHKLVVAAHRQGQQLVPLKEKIFEELLLKPGRLDRLAAIGSRVQGLIFTGLGAGMMKQRLPLGLIDKSRRLPSLAKRTFKRDHSGTVKVDNPRLRVGFFVGCMVNYVYPSWGQAVLEVLKRHGIEVVIPKEQACCGAPLTAYGDLDKAKQLAEMNIQAFGDLALDAIVTACGSCGRELKKEYSSLFEPSEEMKEKASRFSSLVYDINEFLTQAVELKPTRVSPRRVTYHDPCHLRRGQGILRAPRQIIQAIDGVEWVEMADPGACCGGAGTFTIEHYPWSAKIRRRKLDDIRATEARVVATSCPACKVQLLEGMALEGMAQEVVHPVELLAEGYANE
- a CDS encoding MFS transporter gives rise to the protein MLDAVIMLWLNLGHLFTDLNQGALPLMLPLLQKSLGLSYTATGAIVLASQISSSIVQPLFGYYSDRRSMLWIMPLGILVTGMGIGLAGIASNYPVLLLAVLLSGLGAASFHPEASKVAFLIGGPRRASAMSIFYVGGNLGFGLGPLLATALIGWFGLPGMLGVIAPSALMALGLRASFPRIVRVTGEGLKHHSRVPGREIWSTLFSRPVMLLVLVVSIRSWVQMGVVNFIPLWYVNYLGGSQPFISRVVTAFLIGGAVGTLVGGPVSDSLGRKPVIALSLALMMPLLYLLIHTRGAWMLVVSGIAGFVLVSTYSVTVVFGQELMPKLLGIASGLMMGFAIGTGGIGATVLGRIADVWGMPVALWCIIVLPVLGFALSLLLPRDAAEVIAAGAKEEKAGSYVQSPTRAGESCCSK
- a CDS encoding MoaD/ThiS family protein, whose translation is MNIQVKVLGLKVEKELAQGFTFSSEDAHNLTVSQLAQQLAYTFPLFAQKSFLSDGTFQPYLQVLINGQNIRHAQGAETIIPDGAKVIFFTSVAGG
- a CDS encoding transcriptional regulator; amino-acid sequence: MTLAEVQRILEAEVLCGHEHLGASVEVAFGSDLLSDSLAFARPRSLLLTGLTNPQVIWAAEVIEVTAIVFVRGKRPSRDLVKLAEEKGIPLMVTPKLLFDSCGLLYQAGLRGTLDHERKQ
- a CDS encoding ATP-binding protein, translated to MSGNNKAFLELEFPVAAMDFVRAGRVASQIKRALEQAGMPAGVVRRAAIAAYEAEMNIVIHSHGGVMRARIAPSLVEIEAEDWGPGIPDIELAMQEGYSTAPREILEMGFGAGMGLPNMRKCADRLDIRSEVGKGTQVVVSIFNAEPLEARA
- a CDS encoding 4Fe-4S binding protein, with translation MEVYFHSVTLDESKCKGCTNCIKKCPTEAIRVREGKARIIEQRCIDCGECIRTCPNHAKVAVTDSLEGLNRFRYRVALPAPSFYGQFKPEVSLGRILGALLELGFDTVYEVAWGAEAVSVAVQEFLARESGKRPLISSACPAVIRLMQVRFPTLLDHVIPVDSPMEAAAKMAKRAKVQELGLAEEEIGAFFITPCPAKVTAVKQPFGDNRTYVDGAISMSTVYGEVLKALPEAQDRYDLVQSTGLGIGWGYSGGENRAIYQGQKSRFSFLAVDGIHSVISLLEQMERGDDLKGIDYVEAQACIGGCIGGPLVPQNRFVSRVQLARIADTIGRPEEGIKREEFLGLWKEGLLDLKGEIRPRPVMSLDPDIRKAIAKLEQLEKTVEDLPGLDCGSCGSPNCRALAEDIVRGNALETDCVFKLRERVKELAEEMVELAQKLPPAMGK